One Halalkalicoccus sp. NIPERK01 genomic region harbors:
- a CDS encoding SWIM zinc finger family protein has translation MQPTNATDEKSIDKRTIRAARESMTTMRQAPGLYRVFSGSKASEYVVDILEPACECPAFQYQAGKCKHIRRIEMLLGEREIPDLPGRPDVEAMIDTYQEAI, from the coding sequence ATGCAACCTACGAATGCGACCGACGAAAAGAGCATCGACAAGCGAACGATCCGCGCAGCACGCGAGTCCATGACAACGATGCGGCAGGCACCGGGACTGTACCGGGTGTTCTCCGGGTCGAAGGCGTCGGAATACGTCGTCGACATCCTCGAGCCCGCCTGTGAGTGCCCGGCGTTCCAGTATCAAGCAGGTAAATGCAAACACATCCGCCGGATCGAGATGCTACTCGGCGAGCGCGAGATTCCGGACCTGCCGGGTCGGCCGGACGTTGAGGCGATGATCGATACGTACCAGGAGGCGATCTGA
- a CDS encoding DUF6884 domain-containing protein, whose product MSADLVRFTYVGCGKAKREIDGHPNHAKNQYPAAALYTSNYFALKRRYAERASESWWILSAKHGPIHPFVRLKHYDVTMSDYPIEGGNAPFETIENWAEHVVEQVGVAVRRYQEQDEADAVDEIVMLAGKDYLDPVRDGLSAIADEFDLMIRYPFDDTSGIGEQMAWLKNQTDHSAPVSPRYRHIFTDEIREVTDQ is encoded by the coding sequence ATGAGCGCTGATCTGGTACGCTTCACCTACGTTGGATGCGGGAAAGCAAAACGCGAGATCGACGGTCATCCAAATCATGCTAAGAACCAGTACCCGGCCGCTGCCCTGTACACGAGTAACTACTTCGCGCTCAAGCGCCGGTACGCTGAGCGCGCTTCCGAGTCGTGGTGGATCCTCTCAGCGAAGCACGGCCCGATCCATCCATTCGTTCGCCTGAAGCACTACGATGTCACGATGTCGGATTACCCGATCGAGGGTGGTAATGCGCCGTTCGAGACGATAGAGAACTGGGCCGAGCACGTCGTTGAGCAGGTCGGTGTCGCGGTGCGTCGCTACCAAGAGCAAGACGAAGCCGATGCCGTTGACGAGATCGTGATGCTTGCTGGGAAAGACTATCTCGACCCAGTTCGGGACGGGCTTTCCGCGATTGCCGACGAGTTCGACCTCATGATCCGCTATCCGTTCGATGATACATCAGGGATTGGTGAGCAGATGGCATGGCTCAAGAACCAGACCGATCATTCCGCCCCCGTCAGCCCGCGGTATCGACATATCTTCACTGATGAAATCAGAGAGGTGACGGACCAATGA